The DNA sequence GGAAGGACAGGACCGCGAGAAGGTTCCATGAGGACTTCCAAGCCGAGAGCTTGAGGGACAACAAGGATGTcgcagaagatgatggaggcgTCGAGGCGGGGGTAACGGTCAATAGGTTGGAGAGTAAGGGCAGATGCGAGGGAAGGGGTTTGGCAGCATTCGAAAAAGGAGTGATGTTTTCGGACCTCAAGGAATTCTGCGTATATCTATGTAAGCTGGAGTCAATATGAAAAAGAAATTAAGACATACCAGGGAGGTATCGGCCTGCCTGCCTCATGACCCATACTGGAGCACGAGGGGTCTCTTCGCCGCTCGCTGcgcggaggaggaggtcaTTCTTGAGCGGGGGGAACTGGATGTCCCTCCACGAGCTGACGAGGTCAAGTTTGGGGATTGCGTGGGGCATTGTGTGTTATGAGTATGCACTTGGAAAACACAGCGGGGAAAAGTGAAAATACGTACGAGGAAAAGCGGCCATGGCCGCAGTGGAGGGCAGTAAACTTTCACCCGCCAAATCTCGCATTCTTCGACAAATATTCATAACTACACATCTCAATACAAGATACAATGCCCagaaacaagaagagatcaCAGCGACAGCCATCTCCACTGCCACAAAGGCAGGAGATCAAGCATGActggaagaaagatgatgaggaattGGAACTCGAACAGGCTCTCTTCGGACGCAAACAGAAAAAGTTCAAGCCAGACAATAACAACGACGAGGAGAGTGGAATGAGTGAAGTAGAGGACAACGACGTACGTCCTATTCCCTATGTTAATTGACGCAAAGCGTGCAAGTACTGATGTGGATTGTAGTTGTTTACAGTTGACGCACCCCTTGCACCCGAATTTCAAGTTGACCTCGATGGTGACGGTTACGAATACGCCGGTGGTGATGGCAACAACGACTCTGACTCTGACATTTCAGGGGACGAAAACGAGTTCAGAGCATTTTCACCTTCCCCCAGCCACGACCGCTCCATCTACGGTGGTTCTGGTTCCGAGTCTGGGTCTGAATCAGAAGATGAGACTGACCGCCCAACAATCACCCTTCCcgacgatatcatcgatCTCCCCTCTTCTCATGACGAAGAACTATCACGTTCAAAAAGAGTACCACTTTGGAATGACCCTGCGGACGAGATGGCAAAGGTTGACATCAGTGCGTCGAGAAGGTTGAAAAAAATAGATCGGGGGAAGCGGAAGACTGTGGAAGGGGAGCTTGTAGGTGGGAAAGAGCTGCAGGCGAGATTAAAAGAGCAGTAAGTGCTTTCTCCATGTCTTCTCATCTACTCTCTCGTGTCATGAATTTATAAGTCTCAAAGGTAAGGATAAAGCTGACGAAAGCCATCATATAGATTCGAACGACTCCACCCCCCACCCGAATGGGCCAAACGACGTACTCTCCCCGGTAcaccctccctctcctccctcctcactTCCAACAAATCATTCATCTCccactcttccctcccctccGCGCAAGACCCACTTGCCCGCCCACCTCTCCCGCCAGGGACCATTGACCTTAAACGTGTGCGTAACGCAAACCACACCAACCCCACCGTCAGTAAACGAGAAGCCGAAGGCGGTAAAGGTGGAGTGGTGGATATGGCGTGGCATCCGAGCAGGCAGGTGGGAGTGTTGGCCATTGGTGGTGGCGATAGGCGAGTAAAGTTTTTCCAGGTAAGTTGTATCCCAATTTTGCAATTCACTCTTGATCATCGAGGTTGAGTCTAacaatatatatatttaAAAAAACGCAGGTTGACGGACACACAAACCCCACTTTACTCACCCTCCACGTCCCCTCActccctctctccaaaCTCACTTACCATCCCTCCGGgacctccctcctccttacCGGTTCTCGCCCCTTTTACTACACATACGATCTCTCCTCCCAAAAATGCTTGCGCTCCCCACGCAACCTATTCGGCTCTGTCGCCTCCCGCGAGGGGGATGCACCCAACGAATTGTCGAGACATACTTTTTCCCCGGATGGGAGTCTTCTCGCTGTCGCTGGACGACGTGGTGCCGTGTCTATCCTCTCCCACTCCACTTCGGGAGGTGGAGTAGGCGGGATGGTGGCGGAGCTGAGATCAGGTAGAGGCGGGACAGCGACAGCGCTGTCTTTCTCCTCGAACGGAAAGTACCTGAGTGTGTTGGGAGGTAGAGATGGAGCAGAGGTGGAAGTTTGGGATGTAGCGCAAAGGGGGGTGGTGGGTAAGTGGAGG is a window from the Cryptococcus neoformans var. neoformans JEC21 chromosome 2 sequence genome containing:
- a CDS encoding WD-repeat protein, putative, whose protein sequence is MPRNKKRSQRQPSPLPQRQEIKHDWKKDDEELELEQALFGRKQKKFKPDNNNDEESGMSEVEDNDLFTVDAPLAPEFQVDLDGDGYEYAGGDGNNDSDSDISGDENEFRAFSPSPSHDRSIYGGSGSESGSESEDETDRPTITLPDDIIDLPSSHDEELSRSKRVPLWNDPADEMAKVDISASRRLKKIDRGKRKTVEGELVGGKELQARLKEQFERLHPPPEWAKRRTLPGTPSLSSLLTSNKSFISHSSLPSAQDPLARPPLPPGTIDLKRVRNANHTNPTVSKREAEGGKGGVVDMAWHPSRQVGVLAIGGGDRRVKFFQVDGHTNPTLLTLHVPSLPLSKLTYHPSGTSLLLTGSRPFYYTYDLSSQKCLRSPRNLFGSVASREGDAPNELSRHTFSPDGSLLAVAGRRGAVSILSHSTSGGGVGGMVAELRSGRGGTATALSFSSNGKYLSVLGGRDGAEVEVWDVAQRGVVGKWRDDGMRGGGVMETSRDGGWIAVGSNTGLVNLYSPSLLPPSTPSPSTTLTTQATPLKTLSHLTTPITSLSSHPSSSILCISSSTRKDQLKLYHLPTGNAFSNWPTQGTPLGRVTTTGFSESGEWLGVGNAGGKVLLWSLRHWA